The DNA window TTTTGTCACGCACCATAGCGAGATTATTAATCGTGCCATCAAAGATCTTCGGCGTGTAGCTACTGACATCGTCATCAGGATCCACATTGCGGTTAACAAAACGCACACCGCTCACTAGAGCTTTTGCCAGTTTGAGCTTGAAATCGGGAAACCCCGCTGCATCGAAGCGCTTGCAAAACCGATTGACACTTGGCTCGCTGACCGCAGCCGCTTTAGCCAGGGTCGCAATACTGGATCTGGTTGCGCTATCGGGGTCCGCGAGAATCACTCGCGCCACTTTGCTCTCAGACTTGTTTAGATTGGGCAATTGATCAGAAATAATATTGATCAGATTTTGTGAATGCATAGCTATAACCCTTTAGCTTTTCGTCTTGTTCCGTAATAGAGCCCGTCAGTTTAAGGTTTTTAAGCGCCAATGTCCGCTTTCACCCCAAAGTTGGTAAGAATATTTCACCAGAACCATGACCGAGACAAACAGAACCACTAAAATGCGTTCTTTTACATACTAAAATAGGCTTATCGTTGCCTAAAATTTTATTAAAGCCTATAATTTACGTAAGTTTACTACACTTAACGAGGCTCCATTATGTATAGAATCGCCATTAACGGTTTTGGTCGCATCGGCCGCAATATTGTCCGCGCCCTCTACGAGCGCCCAGAGCTTCGCGAGCAAATCCAAATCGTCGCGATCAATGATCTCGGCAGCCTAGAAATTAGCGCGCATCTGCTCCAGTTCGATACAGTACACGGTCGCTTTAACCAGCAGGTTGAAGTCACAGAAAATGCCATCGTTATTAATGGCGACATAATCAACTGGTCGAGCGAACGCAATCCAACTGACCTGCCATGGTCTGACTTAAATGTTGATCTGGTTTGCGAGTGCACTGGCGTATTCACTAGCCGCGACAAAGCAGCGCTGCACCTGGAAGCCGGCGCCAAGAAAGTCATTATTTCAGCACCTGGCGCAAATGCCGATGCAACCATAGTGTTTGGCGTCAACGATCATGTTCTGGATGGCTCTCAAGAGATTATTTCAAACGCCTCTTGTACCACTAACTGCTTGGCACCCATGGTGCAGCCTCTGCAGGAGAGCATTGGTATCCTCAGCGGTTACATGACCACAGTACACGCCTATACCAACGACCAGCAGCTCAGTGACGTCTGTCATTCAGATGTCTACCGTTCTAGATCCGCCACTCAATCAATGATCCCAACCAAGACTGGTGCCGCAGTAGCGATTGGCTTGGTGCTGCCAGAGCTGGCCGGCAAGCTAGATGGCTTAGCCGTGCGTGTACCCACTATTAACGTGTCACTGGTTGATCTCACATTTAATGCTGGCCGCCAGACTACAGTTGAAGAAGTCAACGAACTGCTGCTTAAAGCATCTCAGGGCGCGCTCAAATCCGTGCTTTGCTACAACGACAAGCCACTGGTATCTGTAGACTTTAATCACACCCCCTTCTCCTGTAACTTCGATGCCACCCAAACACGCGTCAATGGCTCGCTGGTTAAAGTAATGGCCTGGTATGACAATGAGTGGGGCTTCTCCAACCGCATGCTCGACAACTCCCTAGTACTGTTAGCTAGTGCTGCGGAGCAAAAAGATGCCGCGTAGAACCAAGATTCTCGCAACACTCGGCCCCGCTACACACCATGAACAGGGTATTCGCGGGCTTATTCTTGCCGGTGTTAATGTCTTCCGCCTGAACTTCTCACATGGCAGCGCCGAAGAGCATTCCATGCGAGCTGCCATGATTCGCGAAATCGCGCTCGAGCTGAAAACCCCCGTTGGCATTCTCTGCGATATGCAGGGTCCGAAAATTCGTATCGGCAGCTTTCTCAATGATATGAAAATCAACTTGGCAGAAAATGATAGCTTTGTACTCAACAGCCAGATCGATGTTGATTCAGGGAGCCAAGATGGCGTTCATATAGATAGCGACCTGCTTAACGATATCAATGCTGGCGACACCCTGCTGTTAGACGACGGCCGTATGACCTTTTTGGTTGAATCACGCAACCCTCACTCAGTCACCTGTCGGGTAGTTCAAGGTGGTGTGTTATCAAGTAAAAAAGGTGTGAACAAATTCGGTGGCGGTCTCTCCGCTCCGGCGCTCACCGAGAAAGACAAGGCGGACATTAAAACCGCTGCGTCATTGAAAACCGATTATCTGGCGATCTCCTTTGTGCGCTCGAAAGACGATATTGAAGAGACTCGCGAACTGCTGGTTGCAGCCGGCAGCGGTGCTCACATTATTGCCAAGATCGAACGTGCCGAAGCTATCACCGACGAGTTTTTGCCCGGCATTATTGCCAGCGCCGATGGCGTGATGGTGGCCCGTGGCGATCTCGGTGTTGAGATTGGCGATGCCAACCTGGTGGCTGTGCAGAAGCAGCTTATTGAAGCCGCCAATGCTGCTAACAAAGTTGTTATCACTGCCACCCAGATGATGGAGTCAATGATTACCGCTTCGACCCCTACCCGCGCAGAAGTATTCGATGTAGCCAATGCCGTGCTCGACGGCACCGATGCCGTAATGCTCTCGGCAGAAACTGCAGTGGGCATGTACCCGGTTGAAACCGTAAAAGCCATGGTGCGAATCATTGAGGGTGCTGAACTGCATCCCCTGGCACAGCGTTCCAAGCACAGAATTGATCAGACCTTTGCCAGCATAGATGAATCTCTAGCTCTGGCAGCCATGTATGTAGCCAATCACCTTGAAGGCGTTAAAGCGGTTATCTGCATGACCGCAACTGGCTTTGCGCCACTGATCATGTCGCGCATTACCTCTTCGCTGCCAATTTATGCGATGGCAGAAAAGCTCGGCACCTGTGAAATCACTGCACTCTACAAAGGTGTGATACCAGTGCCCTTTCACGCTTCAGCGCTAAATCCATCAGAGGTTAATCACCGTGCAGTGGAAACATTGCGCGAGCACAACGCTGTTACAGATGGCGATCTAGTGCTGATTACCAAAGGGGACTTTGTCAATGTGCACGGCGGCACAAACACCTTGAAAATTGTTCGAGTTGGCGACGTTATTCAGTAGCCAGCAAGAAAAACCGTCTCTTCCAGGCCATGGATGGCCACTTAATTTAAATTGCGCTCCTCTGCTCAATACTCTGCTCTGCTCAATAGCCATCTACCAAAGTCTTTTCGGTACTGGATAGGCAATAAAAAAGGGCCAGTCTCCCGGCCCTTTTAGACACTCTTTATTACTACTCTTTGAAAACAATTCCACTGATCAGGCTATAGCTTCTGCCTTAACTGTAGCTTTAGCTTGGACGTTCTGAACCTGATTGTAATAGGTAATGATATCCACAGTTGGTGCAGCGGCGGTTGCGGCTAAAACCTGAGCCTGAGTCATACCCACTTCCAACTGAGCATTATTAACATTGAGCTCAAGATGCAAATCGCCAGCCTGCTTGTAGGCAGCAGCCCACTCGACGATGGCATCATCTATATCTGAGGCCACAGCAGTAAAGTTAGCCGATCCTGCATCGGTAACCGCAAGTTTAATATCGTTCACAGCCAAGGCCACATCCGACTCCAGAGTCTGCCATTCAGCTAGAATGGATTGCAGATTAGTCTCGATATCGTTGGCTTCAGTAGACATAGCAGTGAAGTTTTTCGACAGAATCTGTAACGCTGCAACATCAGCAGTCAAACCGGTGATCTGACTTTCATCTGACTTAATAAGGTCGTTATCGGCCTTGATTTTAACGCCATCAATGGCGATAACAGCGGTTGCTGCAATCACTGCTGGACCGAGCACAAACCACACCAGCGCTCCTTCAGGGAAGGCTGCGATGGTTGCAACTATCCCCAGAGTTAACGCTATACCATCGACAATGGCCAGAGCCACTATGGAAGCCGTAAGGCTCTTAATCTCCGCTTTAAGGGTATCTATGTCAGCATTGAGTTTATCGATTTGAGCCTGATCAGCCTTTGCGTCTACAGCTGACTTAGTGGCAATAGCCTGCAGGTTGGCAGCCAGTGTTGGCAGCTCCTCTTTGAAGTTTTTAACCGCAGCCAGCGCACCACTGATAAAAGTCACTACCAAACTCAATGTATTGTTCACATTAGTCAGGTCGGCATTCAGTGCTTGCAGAGCAGCTTTATTGCTTGGGTCAGCTTCAAGAGTCATGGCCTGACTTTTGGCATCGGCTAACAGCTGGGTAATCGTAGCGTTGTAACTTTGCACTTCGTCGGGCACATTTAACAATCGTGCCATAACATTGTTAACCCAAGTTAGCGCCCCGGCATCAGCTGCTTCAAAAGCCGTGGTAAAGTCTTGCCAATCCGGGGGATTAGTATTGAGGGTCGGTAAACTTGATGACAAAACGCTGGTGACCAGTGTATTCACGGCCACAACATTTTCTTTGTAGGAGGTCTGCGCAACTCCTAGCGAGAGTGAATTTTTACTAATTGCATGGGCAAGAGCCATAATAATTTTCCTTATTTATAGTGTTTTTAGATAGCCCCTTTTCCTTCGAGGCGGCGCAAGCCTAATCCAAGCAGCAATGCTAAAAACAGGAACAAATACTCATATTACAGGCTAGATGATATTGATCAGAGGTAGTGCACAAACGCTCTATACAGAGGGTGGGGAGGAAGTAAGGCACTGCGTATTTGAGTGTGAAACTTAAACTCAGGCTGGGATTTGTGTTACGTTTTTTTGCTAGTCACAGAACCTGACCTCCATATCAGGCTCTGACCTAGCAGAGGATATTGCACTTAAAAATTTATAGAAACTTACTGAGCCCAGTAGATCGATACTGGGGTGTGCTGCTGTTGTAAGATCGCCCGAATCGGCAGTTCCATTACATCATCACCAGCAGTGGCCTGAGTCAGTACCTGCTGCTTGCTGGCACCACTGATATGAATCACCAGAGACTCAGTATTCAATAGTCGCGGTAAAGTCATGCTCATGCGCTGATGAGGAGCGTCCAGTGGCGTGACCGCAATACAGTCTGCGCCGGAATGCATGTCCAGACCGCGCGCTAAAGCCTCGGAGCCAGGGAACAATGAGGCGGTATGGCCGTCGTCACCCATACCTAAGATAACCACGGTAAAGCGACCCATCGCATTCAAGCGCCGCTGGCATTCAGCTTCGCCGTCGAGGGCATTTTCAGCATCGGTTTTAAGGGCCAGATACTGAGCTTTATGAGCTTCATTGATCAGCAAGTTTTCGCGCACCAGCTTTTCATTACTCGCCGCGTGATCGGCATTGACCCAGCGCTCATCAGCCAGGGCAACAGTGACCTTTGACCAATCCAGTTGACACTGAGACAACAGATGAAAGAAACCCACTGGCGTGCGCCCCCCAGAGACAACCAGAGAGGCACAGCCTTCAGCCGCAATAGCAGAACTCAACAGGTCGCTGACCTTAGCCGTAAGCGCTGCATCCAGTGCAGAGGTATTTTCAAATTTATGCATCGACATACTATTCATCCTTTTCCCTTACCTGACTTACGCTTCGTACCAGCTACGCTGATCTTTTTCCATCAACATGTCGGCCTTGGAGGGACCCCAGGTACCAGCGCTGTAGGTCTTGGTACCTACGTTCTTATCAGCCCACGAATCCAACAGCTGATCACACCAGCGCCAGGAGGCTTCAATTTCATCGCGACTAACAAATAGCCACTGATCACCTTTGATCACCTCTAAAAAGAGGCGCTCGTAGGCATCGGCAATTCGCGACTCACCAGAAGAATCAAAGAAGTCCAGATTCAAGGTGCGCTTCTCAAGGCTGAGGCGCTCTTTGAGGCTCTGCTTCTTGGAGAACATCTCCAGCTCAATACCTTCATTTGGCTGCAGGCGAATAATCAGGCGATTTTGTGCATCACCGCCTTTATCCGGAAAAATCGCATGGGGAATCTCCTTGTAGGTAATTACCACCTGAGTCACCTTGTCCTGCATACGCTTGCCGGTACGCAGATAAAACGGCACGCCAGCCCAACGCCAGTTGTCGATATAGGCTTTTAGCGCAACAAAGGTTTCAGTGTCGTTGCTACTGTCTTGACTGCCCTCTTCTTCCTTATAGCCAACCACTGGCTCACCAGCAATCCAGCCAGCGGAGTATTGTCCGCGCACTGATTGCTCGAGAACATTTTCGCTGTCAATGGGTTTTAGTGCGCGCAGGATCTTAACTTTCTCGGCGCGAATCTCATCTGCCTGGAGTGAATTTGGCGGCTCCATTGCAACCATACAAAGCAGCTGCAGGAGGTGATTCTGAATCATATCCCGTAGCTGACCTACATTATCATAGTAGCCCCAGCGGCCTTCGATACCGACAGTTTCAGCAACGGTAATCTGCACGTTATCGACACAGGTATTGTCCCACTGGGAGTTGATCATACGATTAGCAAAGCGCAGGGCCAGCAAATTCTGAACTGTTTCTTTGCCCAGGTAGTGATCAATGCGGTAGATATTGCGCTCATCAAAATATTCACCGACGGTGGCATTAACTGCGCGCGAGCTTTCGAGATCTTTACCGATGGGCTTTTCCAAGACAATGCGCGCCAACTTATCGACACAACCAGCAGCATCCAAATGGTTGCAGATAGAACCGTACAGGCTCGGTGGCGTGGCCAGATAATAGATCGCGGTGCGCTTTTCAACTAGCCACTCTTTGAGTGTCAGGAAATCTTTTTTATGGGAGAAATCGACTTTCATATAGCTCAGACGACGACTAAATTTGCGCCATGTAGCAGCCTCCCAATCGGATTCAGGAATATGCTTTTTGAGGTTTTCTTCAACCTCAGCAATAAATTCTTTACTGCTAACATCCTGGCGAGCCAGGCCGGCAATACGCACGCTATCGCCCAGCAAGCCAGCACGGTCCAACTGATAGAGCGC is part of the SAR92 clade bacterium H455 genome and encodes:
- the pyk gene encoding pyruvate kinase, which encodes MPRRTKILATLGPATHHEQGIRGLILAGVNVFRLNFSHGSAEEHSMRAAMIREIALELKTPVGILCDMQGPKIRIGSFLNDMKINLAENDSFVLNSQIDVDSGSQDGVHIDSDLLNDINAGDTLLLDDGRMTFLVESRNPHSVTCRVVQGGVLSSKKGVNKFGGGLSAPALTEKDKADIKTAASLKTDYLAISFVRSKDDIEETRELLVAAGSGAHIIAKIERAEAITDEFLPGIIASADGVMVARGDLGVEIGDANLVAVQKQLIEAANAANKVVITATQMMESMITASTPTRAEVFDVANAVLDGTDAVMLSAETAVGMYPVETVKAMVRIIEGAELHPLAQRSKHRIDQTFASIDESLALAAMYVANHLEGVKAVICMTATGFAPLIMSRITSSLPIYAMAEKLGTCEITALYKGVIPVPFHASALNPSEVNHRAVETLREHNAVTDGDLVLITKGDFVNVHGGTNTLKIVRVGDVIQ
- the zwf gene encoding glucose-6-phosphate dehydrogenase, which codes for MNNNIDLVLFGAKGDLSERKLFPALYQLDRAGLLGDSVRIAGLARQDVSSKEFIAEVEENLKKHIPESDWEAATWRKFSRRLSYMKVDFSHKKDFLTLKEWLVEKRTAIYYLATPPSLYGSICNHLDAAGCVDKLARIVLEKPIGKDLESSRAVNATVGEYFDERNIYRIDHYLGKETVQNLLALRFANRMINSQWDNTCVDNVQITVAETVGIEGRWGYYDNVGQLRDMIQNHLLQLLCMVAMEPPNSLQADEIRAEKVKILRALKPIDSENVLEQSVRGQYSAGWIAGEPVVGYKEEEGSQDSSNDTETFVALKAYIDNWRWAGVPFYLRTGKRMQDKVTQVVITYKEIPHAIFPDKGGDAQNRLIIRLQPNEGIELEMFSKKQSLKERLSLEKRTLNLDFFDSSGESRIADAYERLFLEVIKGDQWLFVSRDEIEASWRWCDQLLDSWADKNVGTKTYSAGTWGPSKADMLMEKDQRSWYEA
- the gap gene encoding type I glyceraldehyde-3-phosphate dehydrogenase, which produces MYRIAINGFGRIGRNIVRALYERPELREQIQIVAINDLGSLEISAHLLQFDTVHGRFNQQVEVTENAIVINGDIINWSSERNPTDLPWSDLNVDLVCECTGVFTSRDKAALHLEAGAKKVIISAPGANADATIVFGVNDHVLDGSQEIISNASCTTNCLAPMVQPLQESIGILSGYMTTVHAYTNDQQLSDVCHSDVYRSRSATQSMIPTKTGAAVAIGLVLPELAGKLDGLAVRVPTINVSLVDLTFNAGRQTTVEEVNELLLKASQGALKSVLCYNDKPLVSVDFNHTPFSCNFDATQTRVNGSLVKVMAWYDNEWGFSNRMLDNSLVLLASAAEQKDAA
- a CDS encoding enterotoxin (HBL) codes for the protein MALAHAISKNSLSLGVAQTSYKENVVAVNTLVTSVLSSSLPTLNTNPPDWQDFTTAFEAADAGALTWVNNVMARLLNVPDEVQSYNATITQLLADAKSQAMTLEADPSNKAALQALNADLTNVNNTLSLVVTFISGALAAVKNFKEELPTLAANLQAIATKSAVDAKADQAQIDKLNADIDTLKAEIKSLTASIVALAIVDGIALTLGIVATIAAFPEGALVWFVLGPAVIAATAVIAIDGVKIKADNDLIKSDESQITGLTADVAALQILSKNFTAMSTEANDIETNLQSILAEWQTLESDVALAVNDIKLAVTDAGSANFTAVASDIDDAIVEWAAAYKQAGDLHLELNVNNAQLEVGMTQAQVLAATAAAPTVDIITYYNQVQNVQAKATVKAEAIA
- the pgl gene encoding 6-phosphogluconolactonase, which encodes MSMHKFENTSALDAALTAKVSDLLSSAIAAEGCASLVVSGGRTPVGFFHLLSQCQLDWSKVTVALADERWVNADHAASNEKLVRENLLINEAHKAQYLALKTDAENALDGEAECQRRLNAMGRFTVVILGMGDDGHTASLFPGSEALARGLDMHSGADCIAVTPLDAPHQRMSMTLPRLLNTESLVIHISGASKQQVLTQATAGDDVMELPIRAILQQQHTPVSIYWAQ